One Ignavibacteria bacterium genomic window, ATTCGATACTGTGGTTGTCTCCGTCTCTACCGGATGGAAGTTTGGTTTCCCTGATGTGACCCTCACGGCACCGTCATGTACATCGATGATGGACACGGCACTGTGGCTCTTCAACAACTCCAACACCGATGCAACCATCAGATCCATCACATCGCCTTCGCCGAATGCAACGATCACATTTCCGAGCGCGGTAGTTCTCAAACCAGGCGAACGGTATAGGATCCCCGTTGCAGTGAATCTCCCAACCAATAGTCCGGCTACTGCTGTTCGAATTGATGTAGGCATCACTCCATGCGACACGGCGATCACGGCATTCATCGTTGTGCAACGCAATGACCGCGTCATTACGATGTCGCCACAGCGAATCGACATGCCTGAGCAGACGGGTTGTACTTTCACTCCAGTTGACACAACGATCTACGTTCGATTTTCTTCTTCTAACACGGATCCCCTCGCCATTACAGATATCATTGAGCAAGGGGCTATACAACTGAACTTTCCGAAGCAGTTTGCTACCAGACCGAACGTCGACATTATGATCCCAATTCAGTGGATCCCTTCTGCTGCGATGTCCGCCGGACGATTGGGCTTTGTGATCCTTGATGGGGCTTGTATTGATACTCAATGGATCGATATCGATGGGAAGGTCAATGCTCCGCGAATAGCAGCAACGCCGTTCGTTGATGTAAGCACGTTGATCCTCTGTCAGAACTCCCGGGCAGAAGTTGACGTTGAGCTCACGTCTCAGGATACCACAACGTGGGAAGTATCCGATGTCTCCATCGTAGGTTCCGCAACAACGGACATTACAATCGGCACCCGATTTGTTTCACGTCGCACAGTTCGGGTCAACGTCACACCAACACAGGTCGGCCCGTACGAGATCATCCTTACAATTCGTCTCCAGCCTTGTGACACAAACGTGGTCATTCGGATCCGAGGTAATGCTGTAGACGTTTCTGCTGACGGAACACCACTGTTGGTATACACAGAACCTGTGATTGGTCGACGTCAGTCTCTTCGATCAGCGTATACTAACACCGGTACTACAGACATTCACATCAGCGCTGTTACGGCACCACAAGCCCCTTTCACGATCACAACCACAACACCAGTAGTGCCATGTGTGCTGACTCCAGGGCAACAACTCTTCGTTGATGTGGAGCTGCTTCAACGGTTTGGTGTACATGTGGACAGTCTTGTCGTTACCGTCGACGCTCCATGTCTAGGCACACTTACCACCGTATTGCAGGCAGAGGCCACGGCGATAACCGGTGTTGCAATGCCTGACCTAACGGCCGGTATCGGAGTGTTGGACACCGTACCCGTACTGCTCGTGCGACGTCCGGCGATTGACAGTACCCTGCTTGATGAGTTCCGAGTTTCCATCTCGTGGAGCGCACGAGAACTTGCCGTTTCCGCTGGCCAAGACGCTCGTGCGTCGTGGGAGGTAGAGTTCATCGACGATAAGGTTGTGACAAACATCATCGGCCGATGGGATGGTTCGGACACCCTCGCATTGATCCCCGTTACGACATTATTGTCGCCGTCTACACGCACAGATCTGCTCTTCATTCGCGAGCCCGGCTTCCTCTGGACAGGCCAACAATCCCTCGTGGAGTATGACGACGGGTCCATGACTATCGACGATGTGTGCGCAACTCGCAACATCCGCACCATTCTTTTCAATGGTGTAGGCGCATTGACCATTGCCCCACATCCCGTACGAGAGACCCTCACTCTGCATTTCGATGACGATCGCTCTCATAGTGCCGTCATCGAGATCATCAACGTCATGGGGCAGACAGTTCTCTCTGCAACCACCACCATCGATCGCGAGTGTTCGATCGATGTCCACGAACTTGCCCGGGGCTCGTACATCCTGCGTGCCACCATCGGCACTGCTGAACGCACTGCGCCACTGCTGATTCATTGAGCTGCTCAACCCCCACGACCCCACCCCCACGACTTCGTCGTGGGCTAGCATTCTTTCGCCCCTACGGGGCTGTTCTGTGTTCGCTGTTCGCTGTTCGCTGTTCTGTGTTCGCTGTTCTGTGTTCGCTGTTCTGTGTTCGCTGTTCTGTGTTCGCTGTTCTGTGTTCGCTATTCAGCGAGCGTCCCCATCTTCCCACCGGCATAATCCCTAAAGGCTGCGCGGAGTTCGTCGTCTGTGTTCATCACGAACGGACCATACATCGCAACGGGCTCATTCAACGGATCGCCGGCAAGGAAGAGCAACGAGCCATCAGTAAGTGTTTCGATCTCAATTGAGTCTCCTTCTGTTCCGAAGGCAACGAGATGATGGCGATCCACGGTGTGTTCACCGTTGATCTTCATCGAGCCATTGAGGACATAGAGCAACACTTGTTGATGTGATGATGACGGAATAGTGCCTTTGGCTCCGGCAGTGAAGTGACCCATTGCCGTGATCATGGGGCTATGTGTAGTAGCCGGACCGGACACACTTCCATAAATGCCTGCCACAACTTCCAGCGTAAGAGCACCATCGAGCAGTGAAACGCGTGGAATGTCTGTTCGGTGCAATTCTTGGTAGGCCGGGTCGATCATTTTCTTTGCCGCAGGGAGGTTCGCCCAGAGCTGGATGAGTTCAAGTTCGCCCCCTGACTCCTGAAGATCTGCCGTTGGACCTTCACTATGAACAATGCCGCTTCCGCTGGTGATCCACTGCACTTCTCCGGCTCCGATCCTGCCTTCGTTGCCGAGGGAGTCGCGGTGCAGCACGCTCCCTCGGTACACGAATGTCACAGGCTCAAATCCGCGATGTGGATGCGGATCGATGCGATGCGCTGAAGCGCCTGCCTCAAACGTTTGCGGTCCTGCATGGTGAAGAAGCAGGAACGGATCTGCAATGCGCAGCGCAGCAGTTGGAAGTGGTTGTGCCACTACCAAGGGGCCAACGCCGGTCATGTGAGAGTTGGTGATGAGGCGGACGGTGCGATTCATGGTGTATGATCCGTAGTTGTTAGGCTGCCACTTCTTCAGTAACGAGCTTTTGAAGTTGTACGTTGAGAATGAGTTTCACGGCATCTGATACAACGATACCACCGGCTTCTGTAACACCATTCCACGAGAGACCAAAGTCCTTGCGGTTGATCGACCCATTGAGCTCAAAACCGGCCTTGACGTTGCCATAGAAGTCAACCATTTGTCCGCCATATTCGGCATTGAGTGTGACGGGCTTTGTGATGTCGCGAATGGTAAGATCTCCATGTAGCACGAACTCATTTTCCGATGTCTTGGTAAGACCCTTCCCTGAAAACTTCATAACTGGGAATTTCTCTGCGTTGAAGAAGTCATCGCT contains:
- a CDS encoding pirin family protein, translating into MNRTVRLITNSHMTGVGPLVVAQPLPTAALRIADPFLLLHHAGPQTFEAGASAHRIDPHPHRGFEPVTFVYRGSVLHRDSLGNEGRIGAGEVQWITSGSGIVHSEGPTADLQESGGELELIQLWANLPAAKKMIDPAYQELHRTDIPRVSLLDGALTLEVVAGIYGSVSGPATTHSPMITAMGHFTAGAKGTIPSSSHQQVLLYVLNGSMKINGEHTVDRHHLVAFGTEGDSIEIETLTDGSLLFLAGDPLNEPVAMYGPFVMNTDDELRAAFRDYAGGKMGTLAE
- a CDS encoding YceI family protein, with translation MAKWTVDTLHTDVQFKVKHLMINTVTGEFTSYRVDVDAPGDDFADATFAFEADVASITTKNEMRDNHLKSDDFFNAEKFPVMKFSGKGLTKTSENEFVLHGDLTIRDITKPVTLNAEYGGQMVDFYGNVKAGFELNGSINRKDFGLSWNGVTEAGGIVVSDAVKLILNVQLQKLVTEEVAA